In Chryseobacterium salivictor, the DNA window ATTGTAGAGAAAAAATATCTGGATTATTATATTCCGGACCGAAATATTGAAGGTTACGGTATTTCTAAAGCGGGAATCGAGTATGCCAAAGAAAATGATTTCTCTCTCATCATCGCGCTTGACTGTGGAATCAAAGCACTCGACAAAATAGATTATGCCAAAGAACTGGGAATTGATTTCATTATTTGTGACCACCATTTACCGGGCGAAGAAATCCCTGATGCCGTTGCCGTTTTGGATCCAAAAAGAAAAGACTGCCGATATCCCTTTAAAGAACTTTCGGGTTGTGGCGTAGGTTTCAAACTTTGTCAGGGTCTGAACACCCTTTATAAAATCCCCGAAGCCGAACTTTTTGAATTGACCGATCTGCTTGCGATTTCTATTGCGGCAGATATCGTTTCCATGTCGGGGGAAAACCGGGTTCTCGCAAAACAAGGTTTAAAAATCTTAAGAAAGTCCAGAAACCTGGGATTGCGGATGCTAATTCCCGAAGATAAACTCGCCACTTTTGAAATCTCCAATATCGTTTTCGAAATTGCTCCCAAAATCAATGCTGCCGGACGGATTTCTCATGGGAAAGCCGCCGTGGAATTAATGGTTTCCGACAACCTGAAACATGCGACTCAAATCGTAAATGATATCGTAAACTTAAACGATTCCCGACGCGAAATGGATATGAGCAGTACCACCGAAGCTCTTCTGCAGGTAGAAACCAGCGGACAGGTTACCAATTTCTCGACCGTTGTTTATGGCGCCGGCTGGAACAAGGGAGTGATCGGCATTGTCGCATCCAGACTGACAGAAACGTACTACAAACCTACCGTTGTTTTTGCAGATGGAAACAATGGCGAAATTGTTGCTTCTGCCCGATCGGTTTCAGATTTCGATGTACATAATGCTCTGGAAGAATGCTCAGATTTATTTTTAAAATTCGGAGGTCATCCAGCTGCTGCAGGACTTTCTATGGAAAAGGAAAAATTAAATTTATTCAAAGAAAAATTCGAAAAAGTAGTTGCAGAGAAAATCCAGGAGCATCAGAAAGAACCAAGCATAAAAATTGACGCTGTTGTAGAAATTGATGACCTGAACAAAGACTTCTTTAATTTCCACAGAAAACTTGCACCATTTGGTCCGGATAATATGAAACCTGTTTTGGTTCTAAAAAATCAAAAACTTTCGGGCTATGTAAAAACAATGGGCAAAGAAAACAGTCATCTTAAATTCTTTATAAAGCAGGATTCTACCGGCAAAAACATCGAATGTATTGGCTTTAAATTAGGGAAATATGCGGATGAATTCAGACAGAAAACGTTCGACATCGCTTTCACGGCAGAAGAAAATCACTGGAAAGGAAATGTCACTTATTTTCTGAGTATCCGTGATGTGAAATTCAACTGATTTTTCACAGATTTAACTAAACCGTTTCCTGTCTTTTAAATTCTTTAGTTTCATCAAAAAGATATCGGTAAGTCGCCAGTTTTCTGGTGACTTTTGTTTCCAGATTCTCGGCAATTTTAATCATTTTAGGATTGAAATCTCCGATCCACTGCATTTCATAATCTTCAAAATCAGTGGTTTCACGAAAATGTTTCGTTCCTTCCCAAATCATAAATCCGTCAATCCCTTTTCGCTGCCATTCCGGGATAATTCCGAAAACCAGCCCTACCATTTTTTTATTCTTCCTGAATTTTTTAATGATTAAAAATAAGAGTTTCTGAAGAAGTCCGAATTTTCCATTAAAGAATTTAATCCACTGGTTCAAATCGGGAATATTCATCCACATCGCGATGGGCTTTTCATTTTCATAGACGAACCAGGAAATATGCTCATTGATAACAGGTTTTAGGCTTTTAAACATTTTCACCGTTTGCATTTCCGTCAATTGTTTTCCTTCACCATGACTTGCCCACGCCTGATTGTAAACTTCCGTAAAATCCTTCGCGAATTTTTCCAAAAATTTGATTTGAAGAGGTTTCGCCTTAATCTCTTTATTCTTTGAAATTCGCTGATGCATCGCTAAAAAATGATCTGCAACCGGCTCATGAATTTTTCTCCCAAAGCATAATTGATTGAAATAAATTTGAAAACCATAATTTTCAAAAAGCGACTGATAATAAGGCGGATTATAATTCATCCCATAAAGCGGCTCTGAAAAACCTTCGGTCAAAAGCCCCCAGAATTTATCGCGTTCCCCGAAATTAATCGGCCCATCCATCGCTTCCATTCCTTTTTTCTGCAGCCATTCTTTAGCAAAATTAAAAATAAAATCTGCGGTTTTCTGGTGATCGATACAGTCAAAAAAACCTATTCCACCCGTTGGCTGATCCTGTCTGTACTTTTTATTAATGAAAACTGCAATTTTTCCGACGGTTTCATTTTTATCATTTTTAAAGAGGAACCGTTCGCACTCACCGAATCTGAAAAATTTATTTTTCTTAGGATTAAAGACGTTTTCAATATCCTGATCCAGAGGCCGGATATAATTTTCATCCTCCCGAAAAAGAAGTTTTGGAAAGTTCAGAAACTCTGAAACCGACTCTTTCGAAACCACATTAATTACCTTCATTTTTCAAAAATAATAAAGTTTCTCTTCAATAAATAGAGATTTTTTTGATTTTTTCACTATTTTTATAAAAATTCAAATTCCGTGAAAAAAACGCTGGCCATATTTGCCCATCCTTATTTTGAATATTCGACCACGAATATTGAATTGATTAAAGCGTATGAGACTTCTGACCTGCTGACTTTTAAAGATTTATACGAAGAATATCCGGATTTTCATATCGCGACTTTCAAAGAAAGAAAAAGAATAAGAGAATATGAACGGCTGGTTTTTCACTTTCCCTTAATTTGGTTTGGCCTGCCACCACTGCTCCGTCTATGGATTGACGAAGTTTTCGACATGAGCTGGAAAGCTGAAGACGAAAATGATCATCCACTGATGAATAAAGACGCCATCATTATTGTAACGATTGGGGCGAAAGAGGAACATTATCAGAAAAACGGATTGTATAAAACCACCATCGAAGAATTGATGAGACCGCTTGCATTATGTTTGGAGGTAACGGGAATTGAGGTAAAAGAAATCATTGCCGTTTACGAATCAGATGATCTGCAGGAAGAACAGTTAAAAACAATCTGTCATAAAATTACAAAAACTTTAGAAACATCATGAATGAAAGTTCATTAGCCCAAACTGCCTTAATTTTTTTAGGTGCTGCAATCGTAATGGTTCCACTGGTTCGGAAACTGGGGCTAAGTGCGGTGATCGGTTTTATACTGGGCGGAATAATCATTGGCCCTTTTGGGTTGAAACTGACAGGGAACGATTCCAATGACATTATGCAAGCCACAGAATTCGGCGTCATCATGTTGCTTTTTTTAGTTGGTCTGGAAATCGAACCAAAAAAATTCTGGAAAATCCGAAAGAAAATAATCGGGATGGGATTAGGACAAATGGCCATCACCGTCACCCTGTTATATCTGATTTTTTACCTGGCAGATTGGCGTAAGGATCAGGCATTGGTGGCCGCCTTATGTTTCAGTTTATCTTCCACAGCAATTGTTTTGCAGACTTTAAAAGAGAAAAATATTTTCAGAACTGATGTTGGTGAAGCCTCTTTCTCCATCCTTCTTTTTCAGGATATTGCCGTAATCCCAATTATCGCGCTTTTGCCGGTTATTGCCAAAAAATCAAATACTGACGAGAACCAGTTATTGTTGCAATATCTCCCCGACTGGCTACAACCGTTTTCGATTATTTTAGGTGTTATTGCTTTGATTATTTTAGGACGCTATATATTTGTTCCGTTTCTCCGGTATGTTTCCCGTTCCGGTATGAACGAATTGCTCACCGCTTCTTCCCTTTTCCTGGTCATTGGTGTTTCTGAACTGATGCATGCTGTCGGATTAAGCCCCGCCTTAGGCGCATTTATCGCCGGCGTAATGTTGGCAACCAGCGAATTCCGCCATGAGCTGGAAAGCCAGATCGACCCTTTCAAAGGTTTACTGTTGGCTGTATTTTTCGTGAGCGTGGGATCTACAATAAATTTCCACGTCATCATGGGAGATCCGATGTTTATTTTCACTACCATTATTATTGTTTTAATTGTGAAATTCATCGTCTTGGCAGGCGTTTTAAAATTATTTAAATTAAAACTGCATGAAAACCTTCTGGTGGCTTTTGGACTTTCACAAATTGGAGAGTTTGCCTTTGTCCTGATCAACTATTCTACAAAACTCTATTTATTCGACCCGAAACTCAACGCGCAGTTAATGGCCATCACTGCAATTACCATGTGTGTAACGCCAATTCTTTTACTCATTAATGAAAAGTTGATCGAACCACACATTCACGACGTGAAAAATGATGAACCTGAACTGGAAGAGCCTATCGAAAAGCAAAGAATCATCATCGTAGGTTTTGGTCATTTCGGCAGTACCGTGGGACGGCTGTTAAGAGTGAACGGAATCAGCGCAACCGTTCTGGATAATGATCCGCAACGTATCAATCTTCTGCGTTCCAAAGGATTTAAAGTATATTATGGTGACGCTTCCAAACCGGCAATTCTTCGATCTGCCGGTGCAGAAACCGCAGATCTTTTAATTCTCTGTCTGGACAGTCCTGAAAAAAATAAATTTATTCTCGAATATGCCCGCGAACACTTTCCACAACTGAAAATATTCGTCCGTGCAAAAAACCGTCTTGATGCTTATGATTTCATCAATAACGGTGTGGAAAATATTTACCGTGAAACGTTAGGAACCGCTGTAGATATGGCTGTTGACATTTTAAAAGCAACCGGAATGCGCGCGTATGCAGCCAGAAGATTAGGGCAAAGATTTATGGTGATCGATAAAGCGATGACGCGAAAATTGGCAAAAGAGCAGTTGAGCGACAAAGTAACTTTCACGATGACAGAACACCTGGATCGTGAGGCAGAACTTCTCGCAGAAGACAGCCACTCTTTCGACGAATCGCAGTGGAACGAGTATGAGGAATATCAGAATTAGGCAACAAACTGCCAGCAATATGAAATGGTTGATTGTTTAAGAAATGAATTCTCTAATGCAAACTCAAGATTGCCAATCGGTATCCTTTCATTCCGAAACCACTTAAAATCCCATCCGCATTTGCAGCCGTTACGGATTTCTGGCGGAACTCTTCTCTGGTGTAAATATTACTGATATGAACCTCTATTTTCGGTTGCGAAATATTTTTCAGGCAATCGGCGATTGCATAGGAATAATGGGTAAATGCGCCGGGATTGATCACCAGACTTTCAAAATCATCTTCTTGCAGACGGTTGATAATTTCACCTTCAACATTCGACTGATAATAGAGAAGTTCGTGTTGCGGAAACTCCTGCCTTAAATCCTCAAGATAGTGTTCCATAGAAACGCTTCCGTAGATTTCGGGTTCGCGGGTTCCCAAAAGATTGAGATTAGGGCCGTTCAATATTAAAATTTTCATGTAGAAATTTTTACAAAGATATGGTTTTACTGAAAATAAAGGCTTTTAGGCTTAATAATTGTTACAAAAAAAACTGGTTCATCCCCATTTTTCGTAAAATAGGAGCATCGCAGGTTTCGTTCATTGTCCTCCTTTAGAAAAATGTATTTTTGTAATCACCTCAAACTCTAATTTGTGAATATTTATCATAAGATTTTAAAGTACACCGGAATCTTCATCGCCTCTTTACTGGTGTTATTGATGGTCCTGGTTTTCAGTTTACAATTCCCTTCTGTTCAGAATTTTGCCAAAGGAAAACTGGTGAATTATCTGGAAAAAAAAATAAAAACTAAAGTGATTTTAGACCGTGTTTATGTCAGCTTCCCCAATAGTTTGGTGATGGAAAATCTGTACATACAAGGTCAAAAGGTAGACACGCTCTTATTTGCCCGAAAACTGGATGTTGGTTTAAATATTCCTAAACTTCTCAAAAACACGGCTGATATTACTTCTGTCGATTTAGAAGGGGTGAAAGCAAATGTAGTCCGCAACGAAAACGGCACTTTTAATTTCGATTATATCATCGATGCTTTTGCTACCAAAGATGAAGAGCAGACTACTTCGAAACCGTTTATTATTTCTTTGGATAAAATTAAACTTAAAGATATTGGGATTTCATTTATTGATAATCAATCCCGGAATGACATTAATCTTTACTTTAAATCATTTGACACCAGCGTAAAAACTTTCGATCTCAAAAAAAATAATTACGCAGTGAATGACATCAATATGGATGGATTGCGATTGAAATTGAAACAGGATTTAGTCGAAGAAGTTGCCAATAAAGTTGTAGAAAAAGTTGATTCTTTAAAACAACAAAGTCCGCTGAAATTAGGTTTAAATAAAATTAAACTCACCAATTTCAATATTGATTACGGCGACGACAATACCAAAACTTTTACTAAAATTATTTTCAAAGAATTAAGCACGAAAATAAATCAACTCGATTTAGAGAACAGCAATTTCGGAATTGAAAATCTGTATTTAAAAGGAGCAGACATTAATGCCAAATTATTTCTGCCGGCGCAAAATGCCCATCCGAAAAAAGAAGAAAAAGTTTCCACCTCAACAGACGAAAAGTCATTAGCGCTTTTACTGAATAAATTAGTTTTAGACGATGTAAAAGTAATTTACGATAATACCGCGATTGCTCATACCAAAAGTGGAATGGACTTCAATCACCTGAGTTTTTCTAAAATGGATGTCGTTCTTTCTGATTTCAAAATGAAAGACAGAAGCTTTGCCGGAACTATAAAATCAGCAGAAATTAAGGAAAGTCGTGGCTTATATATTCAGAAATTCACCACCGATTTCGTGTTTGAAGATCAACAAGCGTATTTGAAAGAACTGTATCTGCAAACTCCAAAAACCATTTTGCGTGATGAAGTTGTTTTAAATTATAATTCAATTGAACAACTTTCAGCGAATCCTGGCGCAGTGAAAATTTCGGCTAACATCCAAAAATCTAAAGTTGGTTTTTCAGATATTTTAATGCTCGTTCCAACTTTAAAAAATACAGTTCCATTTGATAAATATCCGAATGCGATTCTGAATATTGATGCCAGACTGAAAGGAACGGTCAATGATTTACTGATTCAAAACCTGCAACTTTCGGGAATTGACCAGTTAAAAGTTAAGGCTTCAGGAACGATTAAAAACGCGATGAATACAGACCATTTATATTATGATTTAAATGTTCGGGAACTTTCTTCGTCTGCAAAAACTATTTATAATTTAGTTCCAAAAAATACGATTCCTACTAATATTACGCTTCCTTCCCATTTTAAAATTGCCGGAACAGCAAAAGGAACCACTCAGATTGTCAATACAAATCTGGTCGTAATTTCCACTTTAGGAAATGCCGGAATTCGAGCATCAGTCGATATGAAACGTAAAAATCAGGAACGTTACGATGTTCGGGCGAACCTGCAAAATTTACAAATCGGAAAAATTATTCAGAATAAAGATGTTGGTTCCATCACCGGACAAATCGCGGTGAAAGGACAAAATTTCGATCCCAATAAAGCGAATGCCGACATTAAAGGAAACATCAAATCGGTTGCTTACAAAGGTTATACGTACCAAAATATGGCGCTGAACGGAAAAATAAATCATGGCGCTTATGTTGTTAATCTCGATTCTAAAGATCCAAATGCGGACTTAAAATTATTGGCTTCCGGTAATTTTTCGCAAAAAGAACCTACCATTAAAGTGAAAGGAACGATCCGAAAACTGGATTTACACCAACTCGGTTTTTACGAAGATCAAATGATTTTGGCCGGAGATATCGACGGCGATTTCACGAGTTTAAATCCCGACGCTCCGAACGGATATTTGAATTTAAAAAACTTTGCGATTTCTGACACCAAAGATATTTTTCCGTTGCAGGAAGTTTCTCTAAAAGCTGTTTCAACCGCAGATCAGAATCAAATTACACTGCAATCCCAAATCGCAGATATCGATTTGACAGGGAAATATAAATTGACACAAATCTTAGGTTCGCTGCAAAACACGATTAACCAATATTATCAGTTTCAAAAGCCGGGAACGAAAGTTGAAAAAATCGATTCAAACCAGTTTTTTACTTTTAATGCTAAAATTAAAGACGATAATTTACTTCGGAAATTTGTTCCAGAATTAACGGAATTTGAACCGATCACTTTGGCTGGAAATTATAATGCCGATTCCCGGAAATTAGAAGTCAGCGGACAAATTCCGCAAGTGACTTACGGTGCGAATAAAATCAGCGGCGGCGTTTTAACCATTAATAATTTGAATGACGCCTTGGTGTATGATGTGAAACTGGCAGACTTTAAAAATGAAAAAATTGCTTTAATGAAATTAAGTTTAAATGGCGACATTAAAGACAATCTCATCTCCTACAACGCTTCTACCAAAGACCAGAAAGACGTTACTAAATTTTTAGTTGCGGGAAATGTTGAAAAAATCGGCGACCTTACCAAAATCAGTTTAAATCCTGATGGTTTAACTTTGAATTACAACAACTGGCAAGTTTCATCTGATAACTTTATCCAGTTAAGCAGCAAAGGAATTTTGGCTAATAACTTTGCAATTTCAAATAACGGAAGTGAAATAAGTGTTCAATCTGAAACAAATATTCCAAACAGTCCGCTCAATATTGACATTAAAAACTTCAAGATTGAAACGGTAACGGAACTCATTAAAAAAGATTCGCTTCTGGCAAAAGGGAATATTAATGGAACTGCACAAATCCGCGACTTGCAAAACAATATGACTTTTACGTCAGATATTGATGTGACTGATTTGTATGTTTACGGAAGTCCGGCCGGGAATTTAGAAATTAAAGCCAATAACCAATCTTCGGATTTAATCCGTGCAGATATCGCACTTTCCGGCTTTGATAATGATGTAAAACTGGGAGGAACTTACAATACCAAATCCAGCGATTTGGATATGAACCTCAACATGAATCAGCTTCAAATGAAAACGGTTCAGGGATTCTCGATGAATGCCATTGAAAAAGCTGAAGGTTATCTTTCCGGAAATTTAAAAATAAGCGGAAAAACCGATGCGCCAAATATTTTGGGCGGAATTAAATTTAACGAAGTTGGTCTGGGACTAACCCAATTGGGAAGCCGTTTTAAAAACATTAATGATGAAATAAAATTCACCAACCGTGGAATTGATTTCGATAGTTTTAAAATTAAAGACGAATCCGGAAATGCCATTGTAATCGACGGAGCCGTGCTTACCAAAACGTATAAGGATTTTGCTTTTAACTTAGATGTAAAAGCGAGAAACTTTAAAGTAGTCGATTCTGAAAAAGACAACGACAAAATAATGTATGGCGTTCTCGCGATGAATGCAGATTTAAAAATCCGTGGTAATCTGGATTTACCAAAGGTTGACGGAAATTTAAAGGTGACCGATAAAACCGATTTCACTTTTGTTTTACCGCAATCTTCACCTGCTTTGCAAGAGCGTGAAGGAATTGTAGAATTCATTGATCAAGATCAAATTGCTTTACAAAAAACTATTAAAGCAGATTCACTAACCGACCAAAGCCAAATTAAAGGAATGGACGTGAACGTGAATATCGAAGTCGTTAAAGAAGCGAAAATCTCTTTAATTATCGATCAGGCGAATGGTGATTTTGTAAAACTTCAAGGTGAAGCACAGTTAACGGGCGGCATCGATCCTTCGGGAAAAACAACTTTAGTCGGCATTTATCAGGTTGAAAAAGGAGCGTACGAAATGTCGGTAAGTTTACTGAAAAGAAAATTTGAAATCGAAAAAGGAAGCACCATTACCTGGACAGGCGAACCGATGACGGCGAACTTAGACATTACCGCAGTGTACAAAACGGATGCGGCGCCACTCGATTTATTACAGCAGCAACTGGCCACCGCTTCTGCCAGCGAACTCAATCAGTACAAGCAAAGAATACCCTTCAACACTTTACTGATCATGAAAGGTGAATTGCTGAAACCTGTGATTACTTTTGACATCACCACTTCTAAGGAAAACAATTCTGTCTCTTCTGAAGTGATTGACAATACGACGGCGAAACTCGATCAGTTGCGGCGCGAGGAATCCGAAATGAATAAACAGGTTTTTGCCTTGCTTCTTTTAAACAGATTCGTGGGTGAAAACCCTTTCCAAAGTGAAACCGGTTTGTCGGCTTCTACTTTAGCGAAACAAAGTGTGAGTCGGATTTTATCGGATCAGCTGAACAATTTGGCTTCGGATTTAATTGGTGGCGTAGAATTGAATTTTGATCTGGAATCCACTGAAGATTATTCCAGCGGCAATAAAAATGAAAAAACCGATCTGAATGTCGGCCTGACCAAAAGATTATTTGATGACCGCCTAAAAGTGACGGTGGGAAACAATTTCGCTTTGGAAGGAGATGCCAGACAAAATGAACAGATGACCAGTATCGCAGGCGATATTACTTTGGATTACAGTCTTTCTAAAAACGGCAGATACATGCTGCGTGCTTACCGTAAAAACGATTATCAGGTCGCCTTGCAAGGACAGATTATCGAAACCGGAGTTGGATTTGTCATCACCTTAGATTATGATCAATTCAGGGAAATATTCGAACGTTCCAGGAAAAATAAAAATTTCAGAAAACAAAATACGTCTTCAAAATAATGATAAAACTGAACAATTCTTATTATAAAATAGTCACGACACTTTCTTTGGCATTCCTAATTTCATCCTGTAGCAATACTAAATTTCTGCAGGAAGGTCAAATGTTATACACCGGCGCGAAAATCAACATTAAAAATGATACGCTCTCAAAAAAAGAAAAATCAAATTTAAAAGAAGCGATTCAGGAGCAACTTCGCCCGAAACCGAATTCTTCTTTTTTAGGTTTAAGGCCTAAACTTTACATTTACAATATCACCAAAGAACCTAAAAAACAAAAAGGAATTGGCTACTGGCTGAAATATAAAATCGGAGAAAAACCCGTTTTGCTGGGTGATGTCGATCGGGAATTCAATAAAAAGATCATCGTAAATTATTCTGAAAACAAAGGTTTTTTTAATGCAAAAGCGTCATCAGACACCATTTCTAAAAATAAAAAAGCGCAGGTTATTTACACCTTAAAACCTGGTGCAAGATATTTGATCAGCAAAGTTAATTTCCCCGAAGATTCTACCGTTATCAATTCTGAAATCCAATCGATAAAGGATAAAACTTTTTTAAAAACAGGAAATCCTTCCGATTTAGACATAATCAAAGCAGAGCGTGAGCGAATTGATGAACATCTAAAAAACCGTGGTTTTTATTATTTCAGTCCTGATAATATTATTGTTCAGGCAGACAGTACCGTGACCAAAAAACCTGAAGTTGAACTTTTCGTAAAACTGAAAAACAATACGCCGGCATTGGCAAAAGACCAGTTCACGATAGACAAAACGATCGTTTTTGCAGATTATGATATCAGAGACGTAAAACTGGGGAAATATGGAGTTCCTTATAATACCGATTCTGTAGAAATATACAACAACATTCACATCATCGATCCTAAAAATAAATTCAAACCGAAAATTTTCGACCGTACGCTTTATTTTGACAAAGGAGATCTGTACAACCGAACAGACCACAATCTTTCATTGAACCGACTGATCAGTTTAGGCGTTTTCAAATTTGTGAAAAATGAGTTTATCGTTTCAGATTCACTGAATCATCAATTTGATGCATATTATCTTTTGACACCGAGACCTTTTCAGTCTTTGCGTTTAGAAACTTTAGGAAAAACCAATTCCGCCAATTATACCGGTGGAGAAGTTAATCTGAACTGGACGCACCGGAATTTTTTCCGCGGCGCTGAACAGTTAAAAGCGGCTATTTATGGCGCAGCAGATGTTCAGGTCGGCGGTCCAAAAGACGCAAACAATATTGTCAGAGTCGGTGCCAATGCGCAACTTTCTATTCCGAGAATTGTGGCGCCGTTCCGATTTCATTCTTCAAGTGCTTATGTTCCGCGAACGAACATCAATATCGGTTATGAATATCTGAGCAGAACTCAATTGTACACTTTGCACAGTTTCACTACTTCATTCGGATATCTTTGGAAAGAAAACGAAAGAAAGGAACATGAATTAAAAATTTTGGATGTAACCGTTGTTGCCCCACAAAAGGTAACAGAGAAGTATCTGGAACAAATTAAGGGAAATCCATCGAAAGAAATCCCGGCAAATCCATCGCTTCAAAGAGTAATTGACAAACAATTGATTTTTGGTCCCACTTACAGTTACACCTATACCAATACGATGCTTCCGAAAAAGAACACTTTCTATTATAAAGGAAGTGCAGATTTGGCAGGAACAATCACCGGTTTAGTGAGTGGCGCCGATGCAAAAGCCGGAAAACAAAAAGAACTTTTCAATATTCCTTTCAGTCAATATGCGAAGATGGAACATGATTTCAGATATTACAGAAAGGTGAACGATAAAAGTACTATTGCTACGCGGTTTATTGCAGGAATCGGATATCCTTACGGAAATTCAATGACAATGCCTTACGTAAAACAGTTCTTTGTGGGCGGAAGTAATAGTATTCGTTCCTTCAGAGCCAGAACTTTAGGGCCGGGAAGTTATGATCCAAGAATCCAAAATGCGTCTTTCTTTTTTGATCAGTCCGGAGATATTAAATTAGAACTGAATGCAGAATACCGCGCGAATATTTATAAGTTTTTAAATGCCGCCGTATTCGCTGATGCAGGAAATGTCTGGCTCGTGAATGAGGATCTTACCCGTCCGGGTGGAAAATTCTCCAAAGACTTTGTAAAAGAAATCGCAGTTGGTGCCGGCGTCGGATTAAGACTTGACTTTTCAATTCTTATTTTAAGACTGGATTTGGCAATGCCTCTCCGCATTCCTTATTATGAAGAAGGCGACCGCTGGACTTTTAATAAAATTGATTTTGGAAGCAGTGCCTGGAGAAAAGACAATTTGATTTTGAATATCGCAATTGGTTATCCTTTCTGATAATTTGATGAAAAAAGTTAGACCACATTACTTTTTGAAGTATTCTTTGGTAACTCTATGGTAAAAAAAATAAGTGTTTTACTCTAAAAAAAAGATAATGAGATGAAGAAGTTAACTTTTTTATGGACGACTTTAATGGAAACCTTCACCGAATGGAATAACTCGCCGGCGGGTAAAGACGCTGCGAGTTTGGCCTATTATGCGATTTTTTCGATTCCGGGATTATTGATTATCATTATTTGGATTGCCGGAAACTTTTTCGGGGAAGAAGCCATTCGTGGTGAAATCAGCCATCAGATCAACAGTGTGATGGGACAGGATGCCGCCCAAAGTATCGAGGACATGATCGCAGGAGCGTTGATAGACCGGCAGAATATCTTCATGAAAGCATTGGGAGTCGCTTCGCTGATTTACGGTGGAACGACTGTTTTCTTTCAGCTTCAAAAATCATTAAATAAACTTTGGGATGTAGAAGCAGCA includes these proteins:
- the recJ gene encoding single-stranded-DNA-specific exonuclease RecJ produces the protein MSQKWIYKPEPDEDIVDGISSSLGFGTFESKILVLRGIDDYQKAREFFKPNLNDIHNPFLMKDMQLAVDRIATAIENGEKIMVYGDYDVDGTTAVALMYLYLSKIVEKKYLDYYIPDRNIEGYGISKAGIEYAKENDFSLIIALDCGIKALDKIDYAKELGIDFIICDHHLPGEEIPDAVAVLDPKRKDCRYPFKELSGCGVGFKLCQGLNTLYKIPEAELFELTDLLAISIAADIVSMSGENRVLAKQGLKILRKSRNLGLRMLIPEDKLATFEISNIVFEIAPKINAAGRISHGKAAVELMVSDNLKHATQIVNDIVNLNDSRREMDMSSTTEALLQVETSGQVTNFSTVVYGAGWNKGVIGIVASRLTETYYKPTVVFADGNNGEIVASARSVSDFDVHNALEECSDLFLKFGGHPAAAGLSMEKEKLNLFKEKFEKVVAEKIQEHQKEPSIKIDAVVEIDDLNKDFFNFHRKLAPFGPDNMKPVLVLKNQKLSGYVKTMGKENSHLKFFIKQDSTGKNIECIGFKLGKYADEFRQKTFDIAFTAEENHWKGNVTYFLSIRDVKFN
- a CDS encoding NAD(P)H-dependent oxidoreductase, translating into MKKTLAIFAHPYFEYSTTNIELIKAYETSDLLTFKDLYEEYPDFHIATFKERKRIREYERLVFHFPLIWFGLPPLLRLWIDEVFDMSWKAEDENDHPLMNKDAIIIVTIGAKEEHYQKNGLYKTTIEELMRPLALCLEVTGIEVKEIIAVYESDDLQEEQLKTICHKITKTLETS
- a CDS encoding monovalent cation:proton antiporter-2 (CPA2) family protein; the encoded protein is MNESSLAQTALIFLGAAIVMVPLVRKLGLSAVIGFILGGIIIGPFGLKLTGNDSNDIMQATEFGVIMLLFLVGLEIEPKKFWKIRKKIIGMGLGQMAITVTLLYLIFYLADWRKDQALVAALCFSLSSTAIVLQTLKEKNIFRTDVGEASFSILLFQDIAVIPIIALLPVIAKKSNTDENQLLLQYLPDWLQPFSIILGVIALIILGRYIFVPFLRYVSRSGMNELLTASSLFLVIGVSELMHAVGLSPALGAFIAGVMLATSEFRHELESQIDPFKGLLLAVFFVSVGSTINFHVIMGDPMFIFTTIIIVLIVKFIVLAGVLKLFKLKLHENLLVAFGLSQIGEFAFVLINYSTKLYLFDPKLNAQLMAITAITMCVTPILLLINEKLIEPHIHDVKNDEPELEEPIEKQRIIIVGFGHFGSTVGRLLRVNGISATVLDNDPQRINLLRSKGFKVYYGDASKPAILRSAGAETADLLILCLDSPEKNKFILEYAREHFPQLKIFVRAKNRLDAYDFINNGVENIYRETLGTAVDMAVDILKATGMRAYAARRLGQRFMVIDKAMTRKLAKEQLSDKVTFTMTEHLDREAELLAEDSHSFDESQWNEYEEYQN
- a CDS encoding type II 3-dehydroquinate dehydratase, with protein sequence MKILILNGPNLNLLGTREPEIYGSVSMEHYLEDLRQEFPQHELLYYQSNVEGEIINRLQEDDFESLVINPGAFTHYSYAIADCLKNISQPKIEVHISNIYTREEFRQKSVTAANADGILSGFGMKGYRLAILSLH